The DNA segment GGCTGGAGTCGTGGATAAGCGTTTCGGAGAACCGAAGATCCGTTCGCATGAGGACGGATGGAACATGCCGACACATCGAGAAAAAACGCTATATGGAGGCGAAGGCTTCCCGGCGCAAGGCCGTCGTTCGCACTCGGCCGATGACCGATGGAGCATCGCCCTCAGGAGGAGGAAGGGAATTGCAGGGAGGACCGACGTACGACGCCGTGGTCATCGGCGGAGGGCACAACGGGCTCGTAGCCGCGGCCTATCTTGCGCGTGCGAGAAAGCGTGTCCTCGTCCTCGAACGCCGGCACGTG comes from the Thermoplasmata archaeon genome and includes:
- a CDS encoding FAD-dependent oxidoreductase, with the protein product MTDGASPSGGGRELQGGPTYDAVVIGGGHNGLVAAAYLARARKRVLVLERRHV